The Malus domestica chromosome 17, GDT2T_hap1 genome contains the following window.
TGTCTTAACCTCTATTCTATTGTCTTTTGTCACTTGAGATTTTGCATAGTACCCTTTACATCTCAAACTAGTTAAAAAATGTTGGATGACCAGAGAAACTCATCACAAAAGTGGAATCTCTGAACCACGAACATGTTCATGTAGATTTGCAAGATGAAGCAGTGAAAAAGCACTCCCCATTGTGACAGAAAAAAATGCATAGACTCGAACTAAAACCAAGCATACGCACATTATCAATCAATATCACATGAAAAGATGTAAGAGGGTCTTTAATTTAACGAACCAAAGCAAGAGATGGACCAAAATGCAAAGACTGGAATTCCGCCACCATATCCGGGATCATTCTTATCTTCAGAACAGCCAGAAGATTGTACGAGTGGATTATTGGTTGCCCCCTTGACAAAGCATCTCATGGATCTACTAGTTTGGACCATGTGAGTTACAACTGAAACCTGGAGATAATAGtgattaaacaaacaaaataaaaaaacgaaAGCACCAAACGATctctttaaaaaatgaaaatccttaCTTCATTCAATATGCAACTATACATCATAAAAATTGATAACCGCCCGAGAAATCAAACCATACATGTTATTAAGTAACTTATAAGTCCAAATTGCTTATATGAATCAGTCTGACATGATCCTGAAAACTCATATGTTGTATTGACATTCATCTAAAATTAATGTCGTCGACGTTTTGAGTCAATACAAACCACATGATGTCTATTTCAGATAACACAATTTACCAAAAATACTagtaaaatgatgaagatgcatACCATGTCCTTGTACGACGATAAAAGTCCGCTTCGATGAAGCTCCTGAAACGAAATTAAGAAAGTATTACAACACAAGAGCAATGCTTATCACGATCAATGTTGCAAGAGTTGTAAAAGCGGTAGTGTAAAGGGCTAAAAGCTGCTTGCTTGTTAACATTACCTGCCGCTTAAATAATTTATGGCAAGCTTTCTTTCGTATATTAGGCATATCACTCAGAACTCCCAACTCCATTGAAGGCATGTATCTGAAGCAAAACGCGCACGCACACACAGAGAGTCAGTCAGTCGCTCTCTCACCCTGAACAATTGAAGCTCTAAGCAAAAAGcatgaaaatttgaaactttAACAAACAAAAGCATGGTAATTTAAGCGTGAAATTGAATTCCAAACATGCCccagaaaataaaatgtttacAGAAGCAGTAAAACACTTACTTGAGAGAAAGATACGAGTTTACGAGAGAGGTGGCGTGTGATCTtgcagtggaagaagaagaagcccaTTGCTGTCTGTAAGAAGCTAACTTGGGCCATTGATTTCTCAGGTTTCTCTGCGCGGTGGGCCTCCACAGCCTCGCCGTTGATGCTAGTGCCGGTGACGGTGAGGGGCTTTGGGGTGCTGGGTTCTCTGGTTTTGGAGTATAAGGAgaggaataagaagaagaagaaggagttGCTGGGCATGGAGTTTCCATTGCTGGGTTTTCAGCTGGATTCGCCATTGCAGGTGAGGGGCGAAGGCGGCGTAGGGGGAAGTGTGTCCTCCGACGCACGTGAGTCGTGGCACGCTTGGAGTGCCAAATATGACAAACCACTGTGGGGTTCGTTCGCGAATATGAAAAATATACAATGTCGTTTATACCCTCATTGATAACGCAGAACAGCAAGGGCAGTATTGACTTTCAAGTCACATTTCAGCTCAAACTCACTCAAATTGAAAGATGATGTGTTTTTTCATCAGCTTTTCgcatgtaaaattttgaaagCTTTTGATAACATGACAGTTCTCAGACCTTGAAGAATTTTCAACAGTAAACTTATCGTAGTCCCAACCGTCATTTTACTCACTTTCACTACTGAGCGAGTGTAATTATTTGGCCTGAAATACAGCTTTGGGCTATGAATAAGTAATCTGATTTGAAAAGCCATAATTCACAGTCCAATAATGATTTCTCGGGTCAGTAAGCTTTCAACGCAAGAAAGTACTTGTCGTTCGAGTCCCTATAGAAGTATGACTATGAAAGGATAAAGCTCAAGCGTGGTTCGGTCGAGTCCTAGATGAATAAGAATTACCGAGGAAAGGATTCTAATAAAATGCGAATTATCCAAAGAATCATAATTCATGTTTGATCAGATAAGATGAATCATGTGCATAATGGGACTAGGCTCAGAATCCTTATTCAAATCAAAGAAGCCGAGACTGAATAAATATTGAATCTCCACTAAGAAAGGGATAATTAGGGAATATCCAGGTAAATGCTGAGTAGGCACAATCCTATCAAGATTCTACCTCAACATGCCTATTTATAATGAGTCATCCCTATACATAGAAGAGGTTGTGTAACGTGAGAAGCCCTTTCAACTCAACAAACAACTCAAAACGCGGCTACACAAAAACACTAATTATCCTAACCTTCTAGTCAACACGTCTTCAGTTTGAATAAGTAAACAACATTGTATTGACAACCGGCGATATCTTTAATTTGAATAAATAAACAGCACTGGAGCCGGAGCCAGAACCAGACGATTTAGCAGCACCTTCTATCTGGACAAGTATACAATACTGCTTTTGGCtgattggttatctatccaaatcTCGTATGGTGAAGAGTTATCTATTATTTCGCTCAAAGAGGTGACTTTATTAACTTCTCATCAAAGTGAAGCGTTCTATGATTGGTTACTCCCAGGTGCATTTCATAGTTCAACATTCAGACGACTGAACCACGTTCATCATATAAACACTCATCTCCTTTGAGCATCTTTGCCCtttcaacatgatattgattcCACACACTTATATTCTCACCAATATAACTGAAGCAGCTGAACCCAGCGTACAAGATCATGAACTTCACAGTGAATTAGTCACCTTGTCTTTAGGTTCTAGAACCCTAGGTCAAGAGGCATTCCTTCCTTGGGCGTAGTTGCTCAGGTGCAGAAGTCTGCAGTGCATTCGACACTGCCACCTCATCTATTCTACTCACTCGACCGAGCTTGGTCGCATTCACTACAAGAACGTAGTTAACTCAATAATTATTCGCTTGCATGTCACGTAAGccttataatttttaaagtgaaCAATAACACAAAATGATTttacaaagaaaattaattagagcatAACGAATAAATAGATGAATTGATTCACGTGTATGCTAATGCTATATGTTCTATGTAGAGCAAGTATGTggattttctgttttttttttttttttttttgcatgtgaacattGGATTCCATTTTTTAtgagtttaattattttttgttcgaAATTTATGAGTTGAAAACTTGAAACTGAAATTGCATTTCCccactaaaaaaataaattaaaaataaaaaaaggtatgATATTCATGGTATATTAGATGGGACTAtgattctctctcctcctctttccatccccttcaaaataaaaaataaaaaaagtaatgaTATTCATGGTatatttttataccatattGTTATACCATCGggactaggattctctcccttcCTCTTTTCATCCACTTCCATCAtctcctctcacattctcttattttgtttttttcttgctataaaaaactaatataagatattaacgtggcttaaccatgaccgtTCAACTAGGAGAGAAGGGAAGGGGAGCGAAAAAAAGAGGGGAGATAATCATACTCCCCTTATGTGGCATCTGATGAAGACAGCCAtatcatttgaaaaaattgcaaaacccaaggaaatgatGGAAAAAAAACCCCTCGTATAtcataatcatcatttaattatgaTATACGATGGTATGAAAATATGGCACAAAAATATGATATGAAAATGTGGCATAAAAACATTGTATAAATAACattactcaaataaaaaaagcaatTCGGTGCACTTATATAGCACGCACAGACAAACTCGAGAGAGCAACGCCCGTTCATAAAACAGCAGGCAACAAAACAAAGTGGCAGAACCAACACCAAATatgggagagatttttcagtagaCCGTCACACAGAATGGtatgccacgtgtcgttatataaatgataaaatatatgtgttgaaaagttaataacttaaaaaataaaatttctcgtcatttacataaaaacacgtattGTATTAtccatcacaactaaaaatttcttcaaATATGGCAACAAAGATTCCTCTACAACGCCCGTTcggtaatatataatttttggtttttctaaTTTCCAAAAGCTGCACTGAAACAGTGAAACTTGTTCCTCATGCAAAGCCCCAACTCACCCTCTCAAACCTTACGTGTCACCGCCTCCTCTCATATAAAACCACCACCTCGCCACCTCCTCTTTCTGCATCTCTATCCTTCCACTACAGTTCTCCAAGCTCTCTTCTCTTAAACTCTCGCTCTCCACCCACCTCTCGTCAACAATGGCAGACCGTCCTCAGCCTCACCATATCCAAGTTCGCCCCGTCCAGCCGCGCTATGGCGAGCACGAGTACGGTGAACATGGAGGATTTGGTGACGGTGGCCCCTCAGCCGGCCAAGTTCTTGCAGTGATAACCGGCCTTCCATTAGGTGGAACCCTACTAGCGCTTGCTGGTCTCACTCTCCTGGGGACAGTCATTGGTGCTCTCGTTGCGACCCCGctcttcatcatcttcagcCCGGTTCTTGTCCCTGCTCTTTTCGTCATCGGGCTTGCTGTCACCGGATTTCTGACCTCCGGGGCTTTTGGGCTGACTGGGCTGTCGGCGCTGTCTTGGATCACCAACTACCTCAGGAGGACACCCGTAGTGCCGGAGACCCTGGACGAGGCGAAGAGGCGCGCGGCGGAAATGGGAGAGTACGTGGGGCAGAAGACAAAGGAAGTTGGCCAGGACATCCAGAGTAAGTCCCACGAAACAAAGAGGCAAACCGGACATACTGAAAGCCGTTGAAGGGAATGAAAGGGAAGATATTTGAAGAGGTTTTCGACTTTTACGAACGAGGTTGCTTGTATATGAAAATGGAAGGGAAATAATGTTGTAAAACCTCTGTGGTTTTTTCTGTAATTTGATGTACGTAGCTGGCAACCTGTAGACTGGCAGTTCTTGTGTGTGTTTGCATTGTTTTGTTTATCGTATACTCTCCAATCTATTGTTGTGGAAATTTTCAGGTCGACGGGCCGAGGGCCCATtctaacaacaccgatactgtccccacttaaccacctgcacaatcctcaggtgtggggttttatcacaaaaggcctcgatgTTAGTTAGAGATGGGTATTTCTATTTAAAGCATTATTTTCTTCTCCCTCTGTCCGATGTGGGACTGAGGGTTCCAACACTCCCACGCACGTGAGACCCCACTTATGGGTCACACGTGAATttccacacatcggcaaccacgtggagccatgTCGGGACTCACCCAATCACGCGGGGCCAATGGGGACCCACCCAAACACGTGGCATCTTTGGCCTACGTGGACAATCGCGCGGGGCCaaaggggacccacccaatcacgtGGCAGTACGGGCCCGcctcctggctctgataccatgtggaaattttcaggtcgacgggccgagggcccattctaacaacaccgatactgtccccacttaaccacctgcacaatcctcaggtgtggggttttatcacaaaatgcctcGATGTTAGTTAGAGATGGGTATTTCTATTTAAAGCATTATTTTCTTCTCCCTCTGTCCGATGTGGGACTGAGGGTTCCAACAATTGTATTGCAAATATCCGTTTGtgcactttctctctctcgatcGATCGAATCTATGGCGACAATGGATGAACCCGTCCGATTTCCGAGCTAGATAAATATAGAGAACCAATAACTCCTCTGAAACCACAATTAAGAAGTTTTATATGTCATGTTACATTTAAATTTGAACTCATTACATTATGCTAGACTATACTCTTATGCTACAAATGAATACAAAATTCGAGAAGTTATCGGAACCTGATGGAATCGGTTTTCCGGTGGTACGGCAGACCAAAGGGTTTTCATTGAGGAGGATGCTCGGATTCGGCACCACCAGCTTCGGTCTCCATGTGAGTAGGTTCGTTTGCTTCGTTAGGTATCCAAAACTGAGAACGCTTGATGCAGCGGCGAACATGGCTCTGCGAGGAGCCCACTTCAAGCACAATGGAACTCCGATGTGACTGTCCCAGCATGCCACCTACAAAGAATACCAATTGATAAGAGTCCATATTCGATAAGTTTATCTCACCATTATTCGATTTAAACCGACTCCTTTCACATGGTTTCATCACGTAAGGGTTTCTGAGAAATTCAAGCAACTAAGGGCTATTTGGTATCttacttaaatttttttgtcatttctcaaaaacatttcttaagaacatctctcttgaaacaattttctttaagatttaaaacttgattggtttgcgatttaaattttttaaatcttactACTTAAATTAGACAAAGAGATATAAAAGAAGGGGTCGTAGGAGAGAAATagacaaagagatctaaaaaagagatctaaaaagaggggtcgtaggagagggagaaagaggaggagataggaggaaagaaagtaagagatgattgaatgaaagagaaagaagagagatgatcaaacgagatagagaggaagatgagtgagagaaagaaccgagagaatgaagagagcggATTGAAGGAGATTGAAGGAGAgatgaaaaaggtaaaaaaaaaaggagagagagagagagatttggagtgagaggggaggatggaaagaaaagaaatgaatgactttaagtttaaaaactctaaaaattcactttttatgtttttatataatgaattatattttttagttacgTTTTGAGTTCAGGTTTTGAAAATAGTCTTACCAAACAAATTTTTTAAGACATAAAACTTGAAAAtagtttttaagtttaaaaagttgaattcaagTAGAGTATCAAACATGCAAAATACGCAATTTTTCGGAGATAAACCCCGAAATACTAGCATCTAAAGTGATATTCAGTAAAACGTATGGATCCTACTGCCTTAAATTACAATTAACGACAACAAGCATTTCTATATGATAAACGTATGAGTTCCAAATCCTTATGTTAAAGTAAAGTTCAAGGATCCAAACCTCTCTTTATGTCCTTTGAAGTAGCGAAGGCATAGATTATCATAGATTGACAGATAACGCAGTGATTCTGGTACAGAAACAGACGGAATCATTAAGAAAACAATGCCACAGAAATTAGAAGCTAAATAATGAAtgaaaagttataaaaaaatattaaaaaaaaagtcacctgcggggagagatttttcaatgtgaccggcACATAAGGTGGTataccacgtgtcactatacaaatagtGGGATTTGTGTgtcaaaaagttaataacttaaaaaataaaatttttcatcacttacataaaaacatatgGTGTACCATCCTTATTCCagtcacaattaaaaatctcTCAACCTTCGGTGGTATCTAGAGGAAaatgatcctctccggatcctctttgtgggaaTCCGGGGAATCCATCAATCacaccgttcatcgtacatcgtacggtcaatttcgttagatactatttatatttaattttaaatttaaaatgatttctaaccgtgcgatgtacgataaacgacaGTAATTGATGGATCAATCGGATCCTCGCAAAGAGTATCCGTAGAGGATCTTTTCCGTATCCAGATGGCATTTTGAAGAGCGTGTAACAGAACTTGGGTGATGGCCGCCTGATGCGTAAAGCATATACGATCTCCTCTATGTTTCTTATGAATTGTGGTCTTTATCAACCTGAAGTTCATGAATAAAACATAAATTTCAGATTAAAGGAAACAACTTGAAAGTGGACCAGCACTAAGTATACTCAGTTCCATGCACAAAGACATGCTCATCGTTTAATATATATCAATGAAATCCCGCTACAACAAACCATGGCATGGAACACGCTAAGAGACCATACATCGCTGATAACAGCGGTATATCAAAGCAATGCAATCAAACCAGCACACAAATATTACTACGGTCGTGCAGTCCAACATTCAActccaaacaaacaaatacatatTTCTTCAATTAACAACATCAGGGCGAGGGCGAGCCTTGGTGCACCAGAAAGGTTGCTCTCTTGTGATCTAAAGGTTACGGGTTCGAGTAGTTAAAACAGTCTCTTTGCAAAGTAAAAATAAGGCTACGTAGATAGACGTGGCTCCAAATCCTCGCGAAGCGGGAAACCTTGTTGACTTGGGTTCGCTCTTTAACAACAACATGATCCAATTTGACAAGATAAAACCGTCTTGAGCAAATATTCCAATGTAAAAAACAAACTCATCAACCGCTCGAATCAAGGCACACTGTATACCATTCTTCCGGTTATGCAAAAAATTCAAGATTACGATAACTGATCGAAGAACGAATTAGGCATGAAAAAAGGGCGGGAAGTGGAGCTAACGAAGTCCGAGAATATGGCGCTAATGGCCATGCTGCGCGCCGTTTCGTCGTCGAACTCTGTCATCGACGTCTTCATCCTTGTGACGGGAGGCCACGGAGTCTCGCTCGAGTTCGTACTTTGTCGGGTTTATAAACGGGGAACGATATTTCAAACCCGAATCTTTATGTGGACGTGGACGTTCTAAAAATGGGCCGAATTATTTGGGTAAAGCGAGGGTGCATTGGGCCCAGCTCTGCGGACCTAAGTTGTAATTTAACACGGCAACACGTTTCTGTGCCTAAATGACGATCATGCATGGTAGATGGTACCATTGTCGACAAATATTTCATGAAGTactttgaaaatgaaaattatatgaaGTTATTTAACAACACAAACACagatttattttacaaaatcgaaaataaatattgagtTGGActtcaactatttttttttttttatcattgaaTGCATATAAAGTGAGATGAAAATTGTGTTAAATCTAAACGTTTATGATTAATTATCACTTTTGCCTCGTTTATGTTAAGATATTTGAGGAAActgaaaaaagaattaaaagatTAGAAAGTTGGAATTCAAGACAATCCGGCCAATCGCTAATCCCCAATTGCCCTTACACCTTCCTCCCTCCCCTACAACACAGTGACTGTCCCATATGTCTTGATGCGCACATCATTTGCGGAATTCCCGTAGTAGCTTCTTTGTCGCACACCTTTCTCTGTCCCATAACTTACATGACTGTCCCTAACCCATAAATCCTTAAGGTACATCTATCCAATCCAAAATGATTGTCCCAAAATCTTTGATCTTCAATGCCTTGCACATTCTTACCTCCAATGCACTTTCTTCATCGCAAAAACTCCATTAGTGTCCATGTcccaaaaattattattatccACCATTATTGTCATCCAACCTATATTTTTGTTCTACGAGCTTGTACCAACAAGAAACGCACGGTGATCATAATTTATGGGAAAGAATGTTTTCTTATGGCATGGTGGGATGAATTCCATGATAATACCACCTGCTAAGTGAGAAATTTATTGTTTTCACTCCACGAGCAAGGGAAACATTATCGAGGATTTACAAAAACTATTTGCTATTGTTGTCCTGGTAAACTTTGAGTTCATTGTAAACTATTTGCTATATGATGACGTGACATTATTGTTGAAGTGCTTCAGGATCTTACAAATGTAGCTACAAGAGGCAGGTGATTGTGGAGCTTCAACGGTGCTGTTGGGGCGTAGATGTTGCCGTGAATAGTTTGGTTGTCATGGTGATGGTTTCACTACTTTGGTAACCAATATGGATAATGTTAGAACTTTATCCTAAAACATATAGAcaaccaaacaaataaatataaaataacccCATAATTTAGGAAGTTTAATATTAGTTACATGGGTTCATAGTAACATTCGTGCGATTGGCAAGAATACAAGGTTGCCACACACTCTACTCTTCACTCTTCAGTGATCAATCCAATGATCTGGAGATAATTCACACAAACAAGTATAAAGATAATCTCCTAATTGGCCATCACAAGTGCTCACTACTAATACTAGCACAAGCCCACAAGTTTAGATCTGCCACAAAATACGGTAAACACAAAGAACCTAAACTAGACACACGTAATATCATCACCAACAAGCAAGACCACATCCAATCATCGCTAACAAGCGATGCCACGTCACTCGCTAGATGAGACGTTATGATGCGGTAGAAACAAAACTAATGAAGGTTTTTATGTTAGTATAAGAATGAAATTGCCATAGAACCAATATGAACAAgcgaaaaaaaaatacaacactagcccttcaagaaaaaaaaaagaaaaaagaaaaaaaaagggaaaattagaATGCCCTACATCTTTTCTATAGTTGTTAGATTAAACATGCATCCCTTTTAAAGATTTGATTAAGGTGCTTTGATCAATTGCCACCTCaataattttctatttatttaatttccatatcattaattttccttaatttaaatgcatttatataGAGGCATAAGGTAGCTTAGCAACTAATTGCCTATAATATAGGAATTTAATTTCGTCAATCCTCTTCTACACattaaatgatatttttttaataaaataaaataaaaaattaattaactaattcctCATTTCCTTATTatcagtatttaaaaaaaaatatctttctattaaaaatgtcTCAATAAAAATCTtcaatacatatttttttcacgtatagatatataaaaaatatacttaaaacttATGGTACATTTGAAAACAAAAGTATCAACTGTTGGTATGTTTAGATTTCAAATGTACCGAGAAACCAAAtgtaccataaaaccaaatgtACCCATTATTATGTaacccttttggtacatttagatttcaaatatatagagaaatcaaatgtaccaaaatttcaaatgtaccataaaTCCAAATGTGCCCATTGTCAAGTAACCCTTTTGGTACGTTTAGAttccaaatgtaccaaaagaccaaatgaacaaaaaatctcaaatgTACCACAAAATCAAATGTCTCTATTAGATaacccttttggtacatttacattccaaatgtaccgagaaatacaaaaaatcaaatccacTATAAAACTAAATGTGTCCATATTATAGGTAACTAGACGTAGCTATATAAtcaaataaatatttattatgTGTTGGATcttctaaataataaaatctaacaatttttttttgtaaatattgtACTATATTCACACAAAAAGGTAAAAAttataacaaacaataaaaaatgcatagagatggataataaatgcataaatatagggataataggaaaagaaaaaaaaatgaaatgcccAGGAGAAGTTGTGAAAAACTAAAATTCTAAACAAAATTGAACTTATGTGAAAAAGCTGAAATTAATAACTAAAATTTTAGGaaaatgtttaatcaaattttcaaaaggaatgtatgtttagtctaaaaaattaaaaaacgagGCGCCTATATCAAAacgccccaaaaaaaaaaccttatctttttcttttcttctgctATTATTCTGATATTTTCAAAGAATGCTATTTACACCTTCTTTCAAATTATCCCAACTTTGAATCGTTAGCCAACCGTTAATTAGTACCTAATCCAAATTAGTCCCCACTAAATCCCTGCAGCTTTATACATTCAGGTGTCTTTCCTCCATGCAGCAAGACATGACAAGAAACTCGTGACTTCCGTTGGGTCACGCAACGAGTACAAAGCCTTGGTCTCCTTTGGAGTGGATGAAACAACAATAGGGAAGCCTCTTCCAATTCTCCTAATAGCCTGTAAAAAAATCCACATCAAGTTAATCATGTTAATTAGCATATAGTTGTTGTCAATAATCACAACTTAAATAATGTATTCAATCTGTAAAGCCTTGTCGGACAGGGAAGGCCGGTTGGCCAGTAAGGATAGCGGGACGACCGGCTGTTCCCACAAggtctctctatatatatatatgcacctcAAAAGCATCTTCATCAGTTTCGTCATCTCCAATATAGATTGGGAGGACATCAGTGGAGCTGCCGAACCCTGGTGTGTCAAGCAAATATTGCAAGGCTCGACCTTTGTTCCAGTCAATTTTTGGGCGTATTTCCATAACCTATTCGAAAAACTATCAAAATTTAAAAGGCTTTaattttgaaagaaaacatcgtcaaattaatcaaacaaaataaaaattacaatatCAATATACCTTTTTTCCTCCTGATATGCGaaagtttttgtaatttttcatCAGAGTTTCCACCATCCCTTTAAGTGTGTCTACTTCctgcatttttttattaaccATGCAAATACAATTAGATATCTAACTCTGTAGAAGCTGtttgataattaaatatataatcaTCTGTATTACGAGATATaatgtgttaattaattaacctcTTCTTTGACGCATCGGTAGTGAACAGAGATGCAGAATTTATTATCTTCAACCACGGCACCTTTTATACCTTTTGTTTCTTCGTTTAACAGCTTTATTATCTGCATGCAAGTTATATATCGAATAAGAAATGAGCTTCTTTAGGATGTGATTCATGTGAACCAAATAATTAAGGGCTtgcttgaaagtgtttttaaaatgactgaaaacgcttttagagaaaatgtttatgggtttcaaaagcacttaaagtgtttttgcaAGAAACACCAGTTTtgtgcttcttccagga
Protein-coding sequences here:
- the LOC103404303 gene encoding oleosin Ara h 10.0102, yielding MADRPQPHHIQVRPVQPRYGEHEYGEHGGFGDGGPSAGQVLAVITGLPLGGTLLALAGLTLLGTVIGALVATPLFIIFSPVLVPALFVIGLAVTGFLTSGAFGLTGLSALSWITNYLRRTPVVPETLDEAKRRAAEMGEYVGQKTKEVGQDIQSKSHETKRQTGHTESR
- the LOC103404302 gene encoding uncharacterized protein, coding for MANPAENPAMETPCPATPSSSSYSSPYTPKPENPAPQSPSPSPALASTARLWRPTAQRNLRNQWPKLASYRQQWASSSSTARSHATSLVNSYLSLKYMPSMELGVLSDMPNIRKKACHKLFKRQELHRSGLLSSYKDMVSVVTHMVQTSRSMRCFVKGATNNPLVQSSGCSEDKNDPGYGGGIPVFAFWSISCFEKLAEELVQMFILELNLKRLVVVELLSISCDVPTVNSLDWSDELYPGEFGELSICNLYGEETCKPIYPRLDDQKFEMPAARCNQQPDHDVLQVYLTTWIAEVNIDAHRVDEIFAEVGEEMHVRIS